The nucleotide window AAAGGTACTAAAAAATACTTTTTCAGCTGTTTTTGTACACATTTTATCTATTGGTCTTAGACTAAGAGGGGACTATAATAACACCATAAAGTTCCTTTTAAAAGCTTAGTAATATTATCTAGGCTAATTCAATAGAGTGGAGAGGATAATGACTTATGTCAATCAAATCAAAAATAGTTAAAATTGGAGTATGTTGTGCAGTAATCATCGTTCCAGTTTCGCAAACTACAATGCCGGTATTTGCAGCAGAGCAAACAGGCTTAAAAGCAAGTCAAGATAACGTAAATATTCCTGATGCTGTATTTAAGCAGTATTTAAATAGTTTACTTGGACAAGCAAGTACAGCGAACATCACAGAGGCGCAGATGGATACATTAACAACCATTTCATTAAGTAAATTGAATATTACCGACTTAACAGGACTTGAATACGCTCATAACGTAAAGGATTTAAGAATAGACTCGATTCATGCAACAAATTACAATCAAATAGCTGGATTAAACAAACTAGAGAAATTAACAATAATGGGAACAGACGTCACCTCAGATAAAATTCCTAACTTAAGCCAGCTTACTAATTTAACTAACGTAGATTTTTCCCACAGTGCACATGATGACTCGATTTTAACTAAATTAAATGTATTGCCTAAAGTTTCGTATATTAATCTTGATAGTAATGGAGCAATAACTGATATTATGCCACTAAAAAGTATGCCTGAGCTTAAAACATTATACGTTCAATTCTGTGGCATTCATGATTACCGTGGTATAGAAAATTTTCCAAAATTAACTCAATTATACGCATACGGACAAAACATCGGTGCGAAAAAATTAATTAACTCTGAAATCAAGAGTAGCGCTTTAACATATAATGCGGACAATCAAACGCTATATGTTCCATTTACAATCATGACAGAACGAACTGTTAACTATGATGGTTACACGCCAGACTTTCTGAAGTCTACCTCTAGCAGCGATACCTTCTTTTCAATGAATGAACAACAAATTAATGGTAGCCGACTAACTATTACAAGTGATGGACTAACAGTAAGTAATGTTAGTAAAACAGATTTCGATAATCTTGAAAAAATGGAATTTAACGCACGAATTGATTTACCTTACGACACATATAATTCACCAGACCAATTTAAAGATGGCGGTAGTTACACTATTTCAGGTCCAGTCTATGATCATTATTTTACTGTAGATCACTCTTTGACTATTACAGCTGACAGCGATAAAACTTATGTGCAAAATAAAGCAGTTACAGAAGCAGCGTTTTTAGCAGATATTCATGCGCAATCAGATGATGGTTCGGCAGTTACAAGTGATTTTGCTGATAAAGTAGATTTCACAACACCTGGGACGTACACAGTTACTTTACAATCAGAAAATAATGCCGGATTAAAAGCAGATCCAGTACAAGTAAATGTAACAATTAAAGCAACAACAACTATTACGGCCGATAGTAGCATTACTTATAAAACCGATACATCGAAAACAGAAGCCGAATTTTTAAAAGATATTCAAGCGAAAACGAATGATGGTACAGTGATTACAAGCGATTTTGCAACTGTGGTAGATTTCTCTAAACCAGGAAAATATATCGTTACGCTAAACGCTGAAAATGATTTACAAAAAGGAGCGCCCGTACAAGTGACGGTTATTGTGGAAGGCGAAACACCGGTACCAGATCCAACACCAACACCTGATCCGACACCTGATCCGACACCAGACCCAACGCCAAGCCCAACTCCAGATCCTACACCAAATCCAGTGGTTGTTACACCAAGCGTCGATAAACCAGTGACACCAATTCCAAGCATCCCGTCACTAACAGTTGATGAGAAGAAAGAAGCGAAGACAAAAACAAGCGTAAAAACGGCAGCAAATACAAATGCATTACCAAAAACAGGCGATTCCTTACCTGTAGCAGGAGTGACTGTTGGCGCTTTATTGATTGGATTAAGTTGGATTGTTTCTAGAAGAAAATAAAAAAAGCTATCCGCCCGTATAGGGCGGATAGTTATTTGTTCATTACACTAGTTAGCATAGCGACATATGCTTGAGCACCAGTTTTAGTTAAATGGACCCCATCAGGAGCGAAGTATTGTGTTTGGCCGCTTGATCGTGAATACCAATCAACAACGGTTACATTCGGTCTGGAAGCGGCGTTGGCAATACTTTTGTTTACTTCCGATTGCCAGCCACGAGGAACTCGCGTATTTACTAAATAAATGGTAGCTTTATCAAATTGATCTAACAAACTATCTAATTGATCCGCTGTGAAAGGACCATTTGTACCGAGTTCGAGAATGACTGAGCTATTTTCACTATTGAATTTCTTATAGCCAGTGGCGGTAGTAATGGCATCTCGCAATTGACGTCCAACAAGACCATCAATCGTCACATTTGGAACAGCTTCTTTTAAGTAGGGTTCAATATCAAGCATTACCGAATCGCCAATTGCCACCGTTTGGGTAATTGTAGGCGTTGGAGTGGCGGATTTATCTTTATTATCCGGTTCCTGCGTTTCGTTTTGCCCATTTGCTTTTTCTGTATCTGTCTCTTTGGAGTCTTCTTTCTCTTTTGCAGCCTTATCTTCAGTTGCTTTTTCCGTGTCTTTTTTTGTATCCGTAGTGGAAGTGGTTGTTTTAACAGATGTTTGTTGTTTTTCTGCATTTGTATTCACGGAAAGCACGTTTGTCATACCAAGTGTGAATACGGCTAAAACAGCTACAAGTCCAGCTAAACTCAACCATTTACCAACAGGTTTGCTTTTCCAGACAAAGTAATTCTTATCTTTGAAACCTTTGAAGTAATTAATGAAACCATTTTTTCGGATAGGTGTTTCAATAAAGCGGAACGATAATTCAGCGATAATAAAAGTGGCAGCGACTTGTAGAATAGCGCGTCCGATATTTGGCTGTGTAAGTTCTACCACAGGTGTCGTTAAGGTGATGATTGGATAGTGCCATAAATAAATACCGTAAGAACGAGTCCCAATCCATCTAAGCGGTTTGAAGCTGAAAATTTTGCTTAAATAGGAAGCAGGGTGAGAAATAGTTGCAATCATGATAACGCCAAGAATTGCAACGAATAACAAACCACCGCGATATAGGAACGGTTGATATTCACTGACAAATGCGGTAAACAGAATAAAGCCAAGTACACTCATTGTCCCAACTATATTAAGAACAGCTTTACTTTTCTTTGGAACGACAGGGCTAAGGCGAGTGAACGGCCATACAAAAGCAAGTGCACAACCCGCTAGTAAATCAAACGCTCTAGTATCTGTTCCATAATACACACGACTCGGATCCGTCCCTGGAACATACAAAACTGCCATCCAAATAGCAGAAAGAAGACCAAGACCGATAACGATTTTTAAAAGTAATTTTGGATTTTTGACCCATTTTAGAAAAACGAGTAAAAAAGCGGGCCAAATCATGTAAAATTGTTCTTCAATGGCAAGTGACCATAAGTTTTTAAGTGGTGATGGAAGTCCAAATGAATCAAAGTATGATACATCGTGGAAAATAAACCACCAGTTACTAACATAAAAGAAAGAAGCAATTGCATCGCCGCGTAAGTTTTTTAAGATTTCTGGATGGAAGAAGACTGCGTAGATGACAACAACGACAATCATTACATAGACAGCAGGAATGAGTCGCCTAAAACGTCTAATCCAGAATTGTTTTAATTGAAGTGTTTGTGTTTTTTCCCATTGCGTTAATAAAATGTTCGTAATTAAATAACCAGATAAGACGAAAAATATGTCTACGCCGATGAATCCACCTTTTGCCCAGCTGAAATTCAAGTGGTAGGCGATTACAGCAATAACTGCGAATGCTCGAAGTCCATCAATACTCGGAACATATTTTCTACTGTAGCGAGTAGTCCTTTTCAAAATAACATCTCCTATTTGTGATAAATAAATATGTGTGTAAACCTAGACAGAGATAGTAAAGAGAT belongs to Listeria swaminathanii and includes:
- the inlK gene encoding class 1 internalin InlK, which produces MSIKSKIVKIGVCCAVIIVPVSQTTMPVFAAEQTGLKASQDNVNIPDAVFKQYLNSLLGQASTANITEAQMDTLTTISLSKLNITDLTGLEYAHNVKDLRIDSIHATNYNQIAGLNKLEKLTIMGTDVTSDKIPNLSQLTNLTNVDFSHSAHDDSILTKLNVLPKVSYINLDSNGAITDIMPLKSMPELKTLYVQFCGIHDYRGIENFPKLTQLYAYGQNIGAKKLINSEIKSSALTYNADNQTLYVPFTIMTERTVNYDGYTPDFLKSTSSSDTFFSMNEQQINGSRLTITSDGLTVSNVSKTDFDNLEKMEFNARIDLPYDTYNSPDQFKDGGSYTISGPVYDHYFTVDHSLTITADSDKTYVQNKAVTEAAFLADIHAQSDDGSAVTSDFADKVDFTTPGTYTVTLQSENNAGLKADPVQVNVTIKATTTITADSSITYKTDTSKTEAEFLKDIQAKTNDGTVITSDFATVVDFSKPGKYIVTLNAENDLQKGAPVQVTVIVEGETPVPDPTPTPDPTPDPTPDPTPSPTPDPTPNPVVVTPSVDKPVTPIPSIPSLTVDEKKEAKTKTSVKTAANTNALPKTGDSLPVAGVTVGALLIGLSWIVSRRK
- a CDS encoding acyltransferase family protein produces the protein MKRTTRYSRKYVPSIDGLRAFAVIAVIAYHLNFSWAKGGFIGVDIFFVLSGYLITNILLTQWEKTQTLQLKQFWIRRFRRLIPAVYVMIVVVVIYAVFFHPEILKNLRGDAIASFFYVSNWWFIFHDVSYFDSFGLPSPLKNLWSLAIEEQFYMIWPAFLLVFLKWVKNPKLLLKIVIGLGLLSAIWMAVLYVPGTDPSRVYYGTDTRAFDLLAGCALAFVWPFTRLSPVVPKKSKAVLNIVGTMSVLGFILFTAFVSEYQPFLYRGGLLFVAILGVIMIATISHPASYLSKIFSFKPLRWIGTRSYGIYLWHYPIITLTTPVVELTQPNIGRAILQVAATFIIAELSFRFIETPIRKNGFINYFKGFKDKNYFVWKSKPVGKWLSLAGLVAVLAVFTLGMTNVLSVNTNAEKQQTSVKTTTSTTDTKKDTEKATEDKAAKEKEDSKETDTEKANGQNETQEPDNKDKSATPTPTITQTVAIGDSVMLDIEPYLKEAVPNVTIDGLVGRQLRDAITTATGYKKFNSENSSVILELGTNGPFTADQLDSLLDQFDKATIYLVNTRVPRGWQSEVNKSIANAASRPNVTVVDWYSRSSGQTQYFAPDGVHLTKTGAQAYVAMLTSVMNK